In Leptolyngbya sp. O-77, the genomic window GTAACAGGCGAAAGGGACGGAAAAATCGAAAAACGAAAACCGGAACCCCTTCCCTCTTCCCTCTTCGTTCTTCGTTCTTCTCTCTTCCCTCTTCCCTCTTCCCTCTTCATCTTCCTCCCTCCACCATTCCAACCCTCCCCTCATCGCTGCTACGGAATCGCCACGCTGTGCAGCAAGCGATCGACAATCAGCCGGGCTTTGCGGCCGCCTGCGGGAATCAGGCGATGGGCTAGCACGAAAGGGGCCAGATACTTCACGTCGTCGGGAATAGCATAGTCGCGTCCTTCTAAAAAGGCGATCGCCTGCACGGCCCGATGCAGCGCCACGGTCCCCCGTGGACTAACGCCCAGCAAAATCTCCTCATCCTGCCGCGTCGCCCGCACCAGACTCAGCATATATTGCTGCAAATGCGGCTCTACATGCACCGCCGCGCACTTCTGTCGTAGCGCCTGCACCTCCTCCAGCGACAGGCAGGGGCGCAACGCTTCGGTGGGCACACTGCCGCCATCGAGCCGCTGCAACATCTGCAATTCTTCTAGCTCCGTCGGATAACCCAGGCTCAGCGAGAGGGCAAAGCGATCCATCTGGGCTTCGGGCAGCGGGAACGTGCCCTGATATTCCACCGGGTTTTGCGTGGCGATCACAAAAAAGGGCGTGGGCACGCGGCGCGACACGCCATCTACAGTCACCTGCTGTTCTTCC contains:
- a CDS encoding AAA family ATPase, giving the protein MRDRIEQLVENLGRAIVGKSEAIRLVLVALFSGGHALLEDVPGVGKTLLAKSLARSIDGQFQRLQCTPDLLPSDVTGTNIWNPRSGEFVFMPGPVFANVVLADEINRATPRTQSALLEVMEEQQVTVDGVSRRVPTPFFVIATQNPVEYQGTFPLPEAQMDRFALSLSLGYPTELEELQMLQRLDGGSVPTEALRPCLSLEEVQALRQKCAAVHVEPHLQQYMLSLVRATRQDEEILLGVSPRGTVALHRAVQAIAFLEGRDYAIPDDVKYLAPFVLAHRLIPAGGRKARLIVDRLLHSVAIP